A stretch of the Medicago truncatula cultivar Jemalong A17 chromosome 5, MtrunA17r5.0-ANR, whole genome shotgun sequence genome encodes the following:
- the LOC11415573 gene encoding L-tryptophan--pyruvate aminotransferase 1 codes for MVVATTNVSSPFSPNGTKKSLSTFSPNSFVNVEKGDPVAFRSYWEKVSDKSSVEIKGEEFMSYFGDGNNLCWYMLPQMREAILRIHNVVGNVVTKDKFIVLGNGSTQLFNALLYALSPSDPSDQPINVVAAAPYYSEYQDVIDHMQSRLFQWGGDAALYDENKPYIEVVTSPNNPDGTLRTPVVNSEVEGKLIYDLAYYWPQYTPITHQINQDVTLFTLSKCTGHGGSRIGWAFVKDIEVAKKMMRFMHLSSIGVSKESQIRAAKIIEVICDGYENFKSVGSDHLFFNYTKKLMIERWEKFKGAIEKSKVFTLPKYPTSYCHFNKEFSDQYPAFAWLKCVEGIENGESYLEKLKIRTRGGERFGDDAKYTRLSMIGTDDEFAEMCTRLSNAKRE; via the exons ATGGTGGTTGCTACTACTAATGTTTCTTCTCCTTTCTCACCCAATGGCACAAAAAAATCCCTCTCCACTTTCTCACCCAATTCCTTTGTCAATGTTGAAAA gGGTGACCCGGTGGCATTTAGGTCATATTGGGAGAAGGTGAGTGATAAAAGTAGTGTGGAGATCAAAGGAGAAGAATTTATGAGTTACTTTGGTGATGGTAACAACTTATGTTGGTATATGTTGCCACAAATGAGGGAAGCTATTTTGAGGATTCACAATGTGGTTGGTAATGTTGTCACAAAAGATAAGTTCATAGTGTTAGGAAATGGCTCTACTCAACTTTTCAATGCTCTTTTGTATGCACTCTCTCCTTCAGATCCCTCTGATCAACCTATCaatgttgttgctgctgctccTTATTACTCG gaATACCAAGATGTGATTGATCATATGCAATCAAGGCTATTTCAATGGGGTGGTGATGCTGCTTTGTATGATGAAAACAAACCTTACATAGAGGTAGTGACCTCCCCAAACAACCCTGATGGGACTCTTCGAACACCAGTGGTGAACTCGGAAGTTGAAGGGAAACTAATTTATGATTTGGCCTATTACTGGCCACAATACACTCCAATTACTCACCAGATTAATCAAGATGTTACGCTCTTCACGTTATCCAAATGCACCGGTCATGGTGGTTCCCGTATCGG GTGGGCATTTGTGAAGGACATTGAAGTTGCTAAGAAGATGATGAGATTCATGCACCTAAGTTCCATTGGGGTGTCAAAAGAATCCCAAATTCGAGCTGCTAAGATCATTGAAGTGATTTGTGATGGTTACGAAAATTTCAAGTCCGTTGGATCTGATCACCTCTTTTTTAATTATACCAAAAAACTCATGATAGAAAGGTGGGAGAAATTTAAGGGAGCTATTGAGAAAAGCAAGGTTTTTACCTTGCCCAAGTATCCAACTTCCTATTGTCACTTCAACAAGGAGTTTTCTGATCAATATCCTG CTTTTGCTTGGTTGAAGTGCGTGGAAGGCATAGAAAATGGTGAGAGTTATTTGGAAAAACTGAAGATTCGTACAAGAGGAGGGGAACGATTTGGTGATGATGCAAAGTATACTAGGCTTAGCATGATTGGCACAGATGATGAGTTTGCTGAAATGTGCACTAGGTTGTCAAATGCTAAAAGAGAGTGA